A stretch of Drosophila gunungcola strain Sukarami chromosome 3L unlocalized genomic scaffold, Dgunungcola_SK_2 000002F, whole genome shotgun sequence DNA encodes these proteins:
- the LOC128257804 gene encoding receptor-type guanylate cyclase Gyc76C: MTRWPFNLLLLLSVAVRDCSNHRTVLTVGYLTALTGDLKTRQGLAISGALTMALDEVNKDPYLLPNVTLDLRWNDTKGDTVLATKAITEMICDGIATIFGPEGPCYVEAIVSQSRNIPMISYKCAEYRASAIPTFARTEPPDTQVVKSLLALLRYYAWQKFSILYEDVWAPVADLLKDQATKRNMTINHKQSFIDNRAKCCELMLDCCRSGYWYQLVQNTMNRTRIYVFLGAANSLVDFMSSMETAGLFARGEYMVIFVDMMVYSEREAEKYLRRVDQIALMSNCHSTENFNQLARSLLVVASTPPTKDYIQFTEQVQKYSSKPPFNLSIPKLFVESNFSKFISIYAAYLYDSVKLYAWAVDKMLRQETRVLTDEVIFEVASNGTRVIDTIIKNRTYMSITGSKIKIDQYGDSEGNFSVLAYKPHKWNNSNNMPCNYHMVPVAYFHQGEELPEYKLINGSIDWPSGGEKPTDEPMCGFANELCQKDATHYTSTVAAVVLGVLLFCSGVITMSIYRKWKIELEIEGLLWKIDPNDIKGYSGNEIVSSPSKVSLMSAQSYGSRWTNQFVTSTGRLRGAVVRIKELKFPRKRDISREIMKEMRLLRELRHDNINSFIGASVEPTRILLVTDYCAKGSLYDIIENEDIKLDDLFIASLIHDLIKGMIYIHNSQLVYHGNLKSSNCVVTSRWMLQVTDFGLHELRQCAENESIGEHQHYRNQLWRAPELLRNHIHGSQKGDVYAFAIIMYEIFSRKGPFGQINFEPKEIVDYVKKLPLKGEDPFRPEVESIIEAESCPDYVLACIRDCWAEDPDERPEFSVIRNRLKKMRGGKTKNIMDQMMEMMEKYANNLEDIVTERTRLLCEEKMKTEDLLHRMLPQSVAEKLTMGQGVEPVSYDLVTIYFSDIVGFTAMSAESTPLQVVNFLNDLYTVFDRIIRGYDVYKVETIGDAYMVVSGLPIKNGDRHAGEIASMALELLQAVKQHRIAHRPNETLKLRIGMHTGPVVAGVVGLTMPRYCLFGDTVNTASRMESNGEALKIHISNKCKLALDKLGGGYITEKRGLVNMKGKGEVVTWWLTGANENAIQKKLVDMMDMPPPLFSRPRKSPKLNPDSRQPSIQAMHFCGTGSRRQSTVPRPMDGESTYSLQGSVRDSPRMVGKRDRDRERPSINGLSAGLFVGGALLESAQASLSTLNHSETNETNCDMDGGSGGVSGSEPGSGSGLVRQPNALHKPLAMVRPHRIISAAQLPQLGDNEGDPADMLLRESRSLDPMPMQQLRKRHDRVKLPPSKLSKNNSRSLDTGVSLISGNPNGEVESSQLHLDDEMSANPVDATDGYDDELGLLMRHDNGQLPALRYSGSFPNAQISIVPAGGSGGGGSNCAKHLNNNCNGGVSIEDDLESPLLQRQASLSVPPEEMLAHNKRWHSLEHMDGPGGHGGNSVSYAADIDNRRQPGGPMDFLSGGSSGQQHRAKTAGGSKLTNWMSNIFKGNGVRSGEARRVGMLPSSVHGARTGFTDMAASAAARDRESIV, from the exons ATGACGCGTTGGCCCTTTAATCTACTACTCTTGCTGTCGGTGGCAGTACGCGACTGTAGCAATCATCGCACCGTCCTCACAGTCGGCTACCTAACGGCCCTCACTGGCGACCTCAAGACGCGCCAGGGACTGGCCATATCCGGTGCCCTGACTATGGCCCTGGATGAG GTCAACAAAGATCCCTACCTGCTGCCAAATGTGACGCTGGATCTGCGCTGGAATGACACCAAGGGGGATACGGTACTGGCCACCAAAGCCATTACCGAGATGATATGCGATGGCATCGCTACCATTTTCGGACCAGAAGGACCTTGTTACGTGGAGGCCATCGTCTCGCAGAGTCGAAACATTCCAATGATTTCCTAT AAATGCGCAGAGTACCGTGCATCCGCCATACCGACATTCGCCCGCACTGAACCGCCAGATACGCAG GTCGTTAAATCGCTGCTTGCTCTTCTACGATATTATGCGTGGCAGaagttttccattttgtaCGAGGATGTGTGGGCTCCGGTGGCAGATCTGCTTAAGGATCAGGCCACTAAGCGCAACATGACCATAAACCACAAGCAGTCCTTCATCGATAATCGCGCCAAATGTTGTGAGCTGATGCTGGACTGCTGTCGCTCTGGATATTGGTATCAG CTAGTGCAGAATACGATGAACCGCACTCGGATCTACGTATTCCTTGGGGCGGCCAATAGTCTGGTTGATTTTATGAGTTCCATGGAGACCGCTGGTCTGTTTGCTCGAGGCGAGTATATGGTAATCTTTGTCGACATGATGGTCTATTCGGAGag GGAGGCAGAAAAGTACTTGCGCAGAGTGGATCAAATAGCTCTTATGTCGAATTGCCACAGCACAGAGAACTTCAACCAATTGGCCCGTAGTCTGCTTGTTGTGGCCTCCACGCCCCCAACAAAGGACTACATACAGTTTACGGAACAAGTGCAAAAATATAGCTCGAAGCCACCTTTCAATTTATCGATTCCCAAGCTATTTGTTGAAAGTAATTTTAGCAAG TTTATATCGATCTATGCCGCCTACCTGTACGATTCGGTGAAGCTGTATGCCTGGGCTGTGGACAAAATGCTGCGCCAGGAGACGCGAGTCCTAACCGATGAGGTGATCTTTGAAGTGGCCAGCAATGGGACTCGGGTCATCGATACCATAATCAAAAATCGTACTTATATGA GCATCACTGGATCCAAGATCAAAATTGATCAGTATGGCGACTCGGAAGGTAACTTTTCGGTCCTGGCCTACAAGCCCCACAAGTGGAACAATTCCAACAACATGCCCTGCAACTATCACATGGTTCCTGTAGCGTACTTTCACCAAGGCGAAGAACTTCCA GAGTACAAGCTGATCAATGGCTCTATAGATTGGCCATCGGGCGGTGAGAAGCCCACGGATGAACCGATGTGCGGATTTGCCAACGAGCTTTGCCAAAAGGATGCCACCCACTACACATCGACAGTGGCCGCTGTGGTTTTGGGCGTGCTGCTCTTTTGCTCCGGTGTGATAACCATGAGCATATATCGAAAGTGGAAAATAGAGCTGGAGATCGAGGGTTTACTCTGGAAGATTGACCCAAACGACATCAAGGGTTATTCCGGCAACGAGATTGTCTCCTCACCCAGCAAA GTCAGTTTGATGAGTGCCCAAAGCTATGGCTCCCGCTGGACCAACCAGTTTGTAACCTCCACGGGTCGCCTGCGTGGTGCTGTTGTCCGTATCAAGGAGCTGAAGTTCCCCCGAAAGCGCGACATTTCCAGGGAGATCATGAAGGAGATGCGGTTGCTGCGCGAACTGCGGCACGACAACATCAACAGCTTCATTGGCGCCAGCGTGGAGCCGACGCGCATCCTTCTAGTCACCGATTACTGTGCCAAAGGCAGTCTTTACGACATCATCGAGAACGAGGACATTAAACTAGATGACCTATTCATTGCCTCACTCATCCACGACCTCATTAAG GGCATGATCTACATACACAATTCTCAACTGGTCTATCATGGCAACCTCAAGTCTTCGAATTGTGTGGTCACCTCCCGCTGGATGCTCCAAGTAACCGATTTTGGGCTGCACGAGTTGCGCCAGTGTGCCGAAAACGAGTCCATCGGAGAGCATCAGCATTATCGAA ACCAACTTTGGCGTGCCCCGGAACTGCTGCGGAATCACATACACGGCAGCCAGAAGGGCGATGTGTACGCCTTTGCCATCATCATGTACGAGATATTTAGTCGTAAGGGTCCTTTCGGACAAATCAACTTTGAACCAAAGGAAATCGTGGACTACGTCAAGAAGCTACCGCTCAAGGGGGAGGATCCGTTTCGGCCGGAAGTGGAGTCCATCATCGAGGCCGAGTCCTGTCCCGATTATGTGCTGGCCTGCATCCGGGACTGCTGGGCCGAAGACCCCGACGAGCGCCCCGAATTCAGTGTCATACG CAATCGATTGAAAAAGATGCGCGGTGGTAAGACCAAAAACATCATGGACCAAATGATGGAAATGATGGAGAAGTATGCCAACAACTTGGAGGACATTGTCACCGAGCGCACACGTCTCCTCTGCGAGGAGAAGATGAAGACGGAGGATCTGCTGCATCGCATGTTGCCGCAGTCGGTGGCCGAGAAATTGACGATGGGTCAGGGCGTAGAGCCGGTATCCTATGATTTG GTCACCATTTACTTCAGCGACATTGTTGGTTTTACTGCAATGTCGGCGGAGAGCACACCGCTGCAAGTGGTGAACTTTTTGAATGATCTCTACACAGTGTTCGATCGCATCATACGCGGCTATGACGTGTACAAAGTGGAAACAATTGGAGATGCGTACATGGTG GTCTCGGGTCTGCCCATTAAGAATGGGGATCGCCATGCGGGCGAGATAGCTTCGATGGCCCTCGAGCTGCTCCAGGCGGTCAAGCAGCACCGCATCGCCCATCGACCCAACGAGACGCTGAAGCTGCGCATCGGGATGCACACGGGTCCGGTGGTGGCGGGCGTGGTGGGACTGACGATGCCGCGCTACTGCCTCTTTGGCGACACCGTCAACACGGCATCGCGGATGGAGAGCAACGGCGAGGCGCTGAAGATACACATTTCCAACAAGTGCAAGCTGGCGCTGGACAAACTGGGCGGCGGCTACATCACCGAGAAGCGCGGCCTGGTCAACATGAAGGGCAAGGGCGAGGTGGTCACCTGGTGGCTGACCGGAGCCAACGAGAATGCAATACAAAAGAAGCTCGTGGACATGATGGACATGCCGCCGCCGCTGTTCAGTCGTCCGCGAAAGAGTCCCAAGCTGAATCCCGACTCCCGCCAGCCGAGCATCCAGGCCATGCACTTCTGCGGCACCGGATCCAGGCGACAGAGCACCGTTCCCCGGCCGATGGACGGCGAGTCGACATACAGTCTGCAGGGATCCGTGAGGGACTCACCGCGCATGGTCGGCAAACGGGACAGGGATCGGGAGCGACCCTCCATCAATGGCCTGAGCGCCGGGCTCTTTGTGGGCGGGGCACTTCTTGAGTCCGCGCAGGCCTCGCTCAGCACGCTGAATCATTCCGAAACAAACGAAACGAACTGTGATATGGATGGGGGATCGGGTGGAGTGTCGGGATCGGAACCGGGTTCGGGATCTGGACTAGTGCGCCAGCCCAATGCGCTGCACAAGCCGTTGGCCATGGTGCGCCCGCACAGGATCATCAGTGCTGCCCAATTGCCCCAACTGGGGGACAACGAGGGTGACCCCGCGGACATGCTGCTGCGGGAGTCCCGCTCCCTGGACCCCATGCCCATGCAGCAGCTGCGCAAGCGGCACGACCGGGTCAAGCTGCCGCCCTCCAAGCTGTCCAAGAACAATTCGCGATCGCTGGACACGGGCGTTTCGCTGATCAGTGGCAATCCCAACGGTGAGGTGGAGTCGAGTCAGCTGCACCTGGATGACGAGATGTCCGCCAATCCGGTGGATGCCACCGATGGCTACGACGATGAGCTGGGCCTGCTGATGCGCCACGACAACGGTCAACTGCCGGCGCTCCGCTACTCCGGCAGTTTTCCCAATGCCCAGATCAGCATTGTACCGGCAGGAGGAAGTGGCGGAGGAGGCAGCAACTGTGCCAAGCATCtgaacaacaactgcaacgGCGGAGTAAGCATCGAGGATGATCTGGAGTCGCCGCTGCTGCAGCGGCAGGCATCGCTGTCGGTGCCGCCGGAGGAGATGCTGGCGCACAACAAGCGCTGGCACTCGCTGGAGCACATGGACGGTCCCGGCGGCCATGGCGGCAATAGCGTGAGCTATGCCGCCGACATTGACAACCGCCGCCAGCCCGGCGGTCCAATGGACTTCCTCAGCGGCGGCTCCTCCGGCCAGCAGCACCGGGCCAAAACGGCTGGCGGCAGCAAGCTGACCAACTGGATGTCCAACATCTTCAAGGGCAACGGCGTCCGCAGCGGTGAGGCTAGGCGAGTGGGAATGTTGCCCAGCAGCGTGCATGGAGCACGAACCGGTTTCACGGATATGGCGGCATCGGCAGCAGCCCGGGATCGTGAGAGTATAGTGTAG
- the LOC128257808 gene encoding probable glutamate--tRNA ligase, mitochondrial encodes MLKINRHFLQFLRHAHKQVRVRFAPSPTGNLHLGGLRTALYNFLYARHLGGKFLLRIEDTDQTRLVPGASERLVEDLLWAGIEIDEGPGFGGQLGPYVQSQRTEIYSQAIAELLQNGTAYRCFCTERRLDLLRKEALRTRQVPRYDNKCRHLTATEIDSLLAKGAPHCIRFKLTEHEEPLEDLIYGKVHHNVSDNEGDPVVMKSDQFPTYHFANVVDDHLMGITHVLRGVEWQISTTKHLLLYKAFGWQPPEFGHLPLLVNADGTKLSKRQGDIGIQHFRQRGYFPQALINYVVSAGGGFEHKANAKQKLLSMQELFEQFHIERVNSHPSRLNPELLDDLNRLEIAQRLSDQESRLKLVNQVHELVKNAYPQHSNLDLAEDHIADVLNWSSKRLTLLQDLTSSKLSFLWVKPSNFQLKDLTSEQLVGLLKVLQADQDFNKDGLNIKLKNFAQGENIKFPLMMKSLRSALSGLKEGPGVAEMMEILGKSVTLERIREAIPRQSLQNQKFG; translated from the exons ATGTTGAAGATAAATAGGCATTTCCTACAGTTCTTGCGCCACGCCCACAAGCAGGTGCGCGTCCGTTTTGCGCCAAGTCCCACGGGTAACCTGCATTTGGGCGGATTGCGCACGGCCCTCTACAATTTCCTGTACGCCCGGCATTTGGGCGGTAAATTCCTGCTCCGAATCGAGGATACGGACCAAACGCGACTGGTTCCGGGTGCCAGTGAACGTCTGGTGGAGGATCTCCTCTGGGCGGGTATAGAAATTGACGAGGGACCAGGTTTTGGCGGTCAACTGGGACCCTATGTACAAAGTCAACGGACGGAGATTTACAG CCAAGCCATTGCAGAACTTCTCCAAAACGGCACAGCCTATAGGTGTTTTTGCACCGAACGTCGACTGGATTTATTGCGTAAGGAGGCGTTGAGAACTCGCCAAGTTCCACGATATGATAACAAGTGTAGGCATCTCACGGCGACGGAAATCGATTCCCTACTGGCTAAGGGAGCACCCCACTGCATCCGATTCAAGTTGACTGAGCACGAGGAACCCCTGGAGGATCTTATATACGGCAAAGTGCACCACAATGTCAGCGACAACGAAGGAGATCCCGTGGTCATGAAGAGCGATCAGTTTCCCACCTATCACTTTGCCAACGTGGTGGACGACCATCTAATGGGCATCACCCATGTCTTGAGAGGAGTGGAGTGGCAGATATCCACAACCAAGCATTTGCTGCTCTACAA AGCTTTTGGCTGGCAGCCACCCGAATTCGGTCATCTGCCGCTTCTCGTAAATGCTGATGGCACCAAGCTTAGTAAAAGACAAGGAGATATTGGCATCCAGCATTTCCGGCAACGGGGATACTTTCCTCAAGCCCTAATTAACTATGTGGTCTCAGCGGGCGGTGGATTCGAGCATAAAGCCAATGCCAAGCAGAAGTTGCTCAGTATGCAGGAACTCTTTGAGCAGTTCCATATAGAACGAGTAAACTCTCATCCCAGTCGCCTGAATCCCGAACTGCTGGATGATCTCAATCGTCTGGAGATTGCACAACGATTGTCGGATCAGGAAAGCCGTTTGAAATTGGTCAATCAAGTTCATGAGCTGGTCAAAAACGCCTATCCACAGCA CTCCAACTTAGATCTAGCTGAAGATCACATAGCGGATGTCTTAAATTGGTCCTCAAAACGATTGACACTGCTTCAAGATTTGaccagcagcaaattaagttttctttGGGTCAAGCCCTCGAATTTTCAACTAAAAGACCTGACATCAGAGCAATTAGTTGGGCTGCTTAAAGTACTACAAGCAGATCAAGACTTTAACAAGGATGGGCTCAATATAAAGTTGAAAAACTTTGCTCAAGgagaaaacattaaattccCACTAATGATGAAATCCCTAAGATCAGCTTTAAGTGGCTTAAAAGAAGGTCCTGGCGTGGCGGAAATGATGGAAATCCTTGGAAAATCTGTTACTCTGGAGCGAATCAGAGAAGCTATACCTAGACAATCgcttcaaaatcaaaaatttggtTGA
- the LOC128257570 gene encoding tyrosine--tRNA ligase, cytoplasmic has translation MVGITPAEKKTLITRNLQETLGDDKLTKILAERDLKIYWGTATTGKPHVAYFVPMSKIADFLKAGCEVTILFADLHAYLDNMKAPWSLLELRTQYYEQVIKAMLSSIGVPLEKLKFVKGSDYQLSKEYTLDVYKLSSVVTQHDAKKAGAEVVKQVEYPLLSGLLYPGLQALDEEYLKVDAQFGGVDQRKIFTFSEKYLPQLGYEKRIHFMNPMVPGLAGGKMSSSEEDSKIDLLDSPANVKKKLKKAFCEPGNIADNGLLSFVKHVLFSLFKEGEGFEVNREAEHGGDVIFLKYEDLEKYYAEDKLHPGDLKATVEKYINRLLDPIRKAFEKPELQKLSAAAYPTPAKVKAGAAPAAGADEDAPHRLDIRVGKVVEVARHPDADTLYVLKIDLAEEQPRTIISGLVKFVTQEELEQRLVAVLCNLKPSKMRGILSEGMVLCTSNADHTVVEPIVLPANATPGSRLSFEGFSGTPDEQLNPKKKVWEKLSADFKTNSDGLAVWKDNFLLTPEGEKLTSKLANCSIK, from the exons ATGGTCGGAATAACGCCAGCGGAGAAGAAAACGCTGATAACGCGCAACCTGCAGGAAACGCTCGGCGATGACAAGCTGACCAAGATCCTGGCGGAGCGGGATCTGAAAATATACTGGGGAACGGCGACGACGGGCAAGCCACATGTCGCCTACTTCGTGCCCATGTCGAAGATTGCGGATTTCCTGAAGGCAGGATGCGAGGTGACGATCCTGTTCGCCGACCTGCATGCCTATCTGGACAACATGAAGGCGCCGTGGTCTCTGCTGGAGCTGCGCACCCAATACTACGAGCAGGTCATCAAGGCCATGCTCAGTTCCATTGGCGTTCCGCTGGAGAAGTTAAAGTTTGTCAAGGGCAGCGACTATCAACTGTCCAAGGAGTACACACTGGATGTCTACAAACTAAGCTCCGTGGTCACGCAGCATGACGCAAAGAAGGCCGGAGCCGAGGTGGTCAAACAGGTGGAGTACCCACTGCTCTCCGGGTTGCTTTATCCCGGACTGCAGGCCCTGGACGAGGAGTACCTCAAGGTGGACGCCCAGTTTGGTGGCGTGGATCAGCGCAAGATCTTCACCTTCTCGGAAAAGTATCTGCCCCAGTTGGGCTACGAGAAGCGCATCCACTTCATGAATCCCATGG tgCCCGGTTTGGCCGGTGGCAAGATGTCATCTTCCGAGGAGGACTCCAAGATCGACCTTTTGGATTCCCCGGCTAACGTGAAGAAGAAGCTGAAGAAGGCCTTCTGCGAGCCTGGAAATATTGCCGACAACGGCCTACTGTCCTTCGTTAAGCACGTCCTGTTCTCGCTCTTCAAAGAAGGCGAAGGATTCGAGGTTAACCGGGAGGCGGAACACGGAGGTGATGTCATATTCCTGAAGTACGAAGATCTGGAGAAATATTATGCAGAGGACAAGCTGCACCCGGGTGACCTGAAGGCCACCGTGGAGAAGTACATCAATCGACTGCTGGATCCCATTCGCAAGGCCTTTGAGAAGCCAGAACTGCA AAAACTAAGTGCCGCAGCTTATCCAACACCTGCCAAAGTAAAGGCAGGAGCTGCTCCGGCTGCTGGCGCTGATGAAGACGCCCCCCATCGTCTGGATATCCGCGTGGGCAAGGTTGTGGAAGTGGCTCGCCATCCAGATGCCGATACCCTTTATGTGCTGAAGATCGACTTGGCTGAGGAGCAGCCCAGGACCATTATTAGTGGCCTGGTCAAGTTTGTCACCCAAGAGGAACTGGAACAGCGACTAGTGGCTGTTTTGTGCAACCTGAAGCCCTCCAAGATGCGTGGCATTCTATCCGAGGGAATGGTTTTGTGCACCTCCAA CGCTGATCACACGGTGGTAGAACCGATTGTGCTGCCGGCGAATGCTACTCCTGGCAGTCGCCTCTCCTTCGAGGGATTCAGTGGCACGCCCGACGAGCAGCTCAATCCCAAGAAGAAGGTGTGGGAGAAGCTATCAGCGGACTTCAAGACCAACAGCGATGGACTGGCCGTGTGGAAGGACAACTTTCTGCTGACACCCGAGGGCGAGAAACTGACCAGTAAATTGGCCAACTGCTCTATTAAATAG